In Megalops cyprinoides isolate fMegCyp1 chromosome 25, fMegCyp1.pri, whole genome shotgun sequence, a single window of DNA contains:
- the mapk11 gene encoding mitogen-activated protein kinase 11, protein MSARPGYYRQELNKTVWEVPERYQNLTPVGSGAYGSVCSAYDVRLRQKVAVKKLSRPFQSLIHSRRSYRELRLLKHMKHENVIGLLDVFSPAVSLEDFNEVYLVTNLMGADLNNIVKFQRLSDEHVQFLIYQLLRGLKYIHSAGLIHRDLKPSNVAVNEDCELRILDFGLARQTDDEMTGYVATRWYRAPEIMLNWMHYNQTVDIWSVGCIMGELLKGKALFPGTDYIDQLKRIMEVVGTPSPELLKKISSEHAQKYIQSLPYMPQQDLEKIFRGANPLAVDLLKRMLVLDCDGRVTATEALAHPYFSQYHDPDDEPEAPPYDQTLESKDRTLEEWKELVFEEVNSFKPPSSKKDSLQVEQ, encoded by the exons ATGTCCGCCAGACCGGGTTACTATCGGCAGGAGCTGAACAAGACGGTCTGGGAGGTTCCAGAAAGATACCAGAACCTGACTCCCGTTGGCTCGGGGGCCTACGGTTCTGTGTG CTCAGCATATGATGTGCGCCTGCGTCAGAAGGTGGCCGTGAAGAAGCTGTCCCGGCCATTCCAGTCCCTCATCCACAGCCGGCGCTCCTACAGAGAGCTGCGCCTGCTCAAACACATGAAACATGAGAAT GTTATAGGGCTGCTAGATGTCTTCTCACCAGCTGTGTCTCTGGAGGACTTCAATGAAGT CTACCTGGTGACCAATCTGATGGGGGCGGACCTCAACAACATTGTGAAGTTCCAGCGCCTCTCTGACGAGCACGTGCAGTTTCTCATTTACCAGCTTCTCCGAGGCCTCAAG TACATTCATTCAGCGGGACTGATCCACAGA GACCTGAAGCCAAGCAACGTGGCCGTGAATGAGGACTGTGAGCTGAGG ATTCTGGACTTTGGGctagccagacagacagatgacGAGATGACGGGGTACGTGGCGACTCGCTGGTACCGAGCGCCAGAGATCATGCTCAACTGGATGCACTACAACCAGACAG TGGATATCTGGTCAGTGGGATGCATCATGGGAGAGCTACTGAAGGGGAAGGCCCTGTTTCCGGGCACAGACT ATATCGACCAGCTGAAGAGGATCATGGAGGTGGTGGGCACCCCCAGCCCAGAACTGCTGAAGAAAATCTCCTCTGAacac gCACAGAAATACATCCAGTCACTACCCTACATGCCCCAGCAGGACCTGGAGAAGATCTTCAGAGGAGCCAATCCATTGG CTGTGGACTTGCTGAAGAGGATGCTAGTGCTGGACTGTGATGGCCGTGTGACAGCCACCGAGGCTCTCGCACACCCGTACTTCTCCCAGTACCACGACCCCGACGACGAGCCCGAGGCCCCGCCCTATGACCAGACCCTTGAGAGCAAGGACCGCACCCTGGAGGAGTGGAAgg AGTTGGTGTTTGAAGAAGTGAACAGTTTCAAGCCCCCCAGCAGCAAGAAGGACAGCCTTCAGGTGGAACAATGA
- the mapk12b gene encoding mitogen-activated protein kinase 12b: protein MSSRTRTGFYCQDVNKTTWEVPERYRDLKQVGTGAYGTVCSAVDRRTGTRVAIKKLHRPFQSELFAKRAYRELRLLKHMKHDNVIGLLDVFTSAISLDRFQDFYLVMPYMGTDLGKLMKMERLSEDRVQFLVYQILKGLKYIHSAGIIHRDLKPGNLAVNQDCELKILDFGLARQADSEMTGYVVTRWYRAPEVILNWMHYTQTVDIWSVGCIMAEMLTGKPLFKGNDHLDQLTEIMKITGTPTQEFITKLQSQDAKNYIKSLPKVQKKDLQDLFSKANPEAVSALERMLVLDPEKRASAAEALCLPFFAEFREPDEETEAQPYDHSLDNTDLPLEQWKRHTFTEILTFQPAVVESRETSL from the exons ATGTCGAGTCGGACAAGAACGGGCTTTTATTGTCAGGATGTAAACAAAACTACCTGGGAGGTTCCGGAACGGTACCGTGACTTGAAGCAGGTGGGCACGGGGGCGTACGGCACAGTATG TTCGGCAGTGGACCGCAGGACAGGAACGCGAGTGGCCATCAAGAAGCTCCACCGGCCGTTCCAGTCTGAGCTCTTTGCCAAGCGCGCATACCGGGAGCTCCGCCTACTGAAGCACATGAAGCACGACAAT GTCATCGGACTGCTGGACGTGTTCACCTCTGCAATTTCACTGGACAGGTTTCAGGACTT TTACCTGGTAATGCCTTACATGGGCACAGATCTGGGGAAACTTATGAAGATGGAGCGTCTTTCTGAAGACAGAGTGCAGTTCCTGGTCTATCAGATACTGAAGGGACTCAAG TATATCCATTCAGCCGGAATCATCCACAGG GACCTCAAACCAGGGAATCTGGCAGTCAATCAAGACTGTGAGCTCAAG ATCCTGGACTTTGGGCTGGCACGGCAAGCAGACAGCGAGATGACGGGGTATGTGGTGACCCGCTGGTACCGCGCACCTGAGGTCATCCTAAACTGGATGCACTACACTCAGACTG tggaCATCTGGTCGGTTGGCTGTATCATGGCAGAGATGCTTACAGGAAAACCACTCTTCAAAGGAAACGACC ACCTGGATCAGCTGACCGAGATCATGAAGATCACAGGGACTCCCACTCAGGAATTTATCACCAAGCTTCAGTCTCAGGAT GCCAAAAATTACATTAAGAGCCTACCCAAAGTTCAAAAGAAAGACCTGCAAGATCTCTTCTCCAAAGCCAACCCAGAGG CGGTTAGCGCGCTGGAGCGCATGCTCGTTCTGGACCCTGAGAAGAGGGCGAGCGCGGCAGAGGCGCTCTGCCTACCGTTTTTCGCAGAGTTCCGGGAGCCGGATGAGGAGACGGAGGCACAGCCCTACGACCACTCGCTGGACAACACCGACCTGCccctggagcagtggaaac GCCACACCTTCACAGAGATCCTGACCTTCCAGCCCGCGGTGGTGGAGTCCCGGGAGACGTCACTCTGA
- the LOC118772141 gene encoding hemagglutinin/amebocyte aggregation factor-like, which yields MHKLGALIFLFAGLLVDAQTWQNRYDQPLHFTCGSRDSISMITSKHSNDAEDRVWGFSCQKTFDTQSECFWTNYVNYFDEQFTFNCPPNHVISGMDSFHNNDAEDRRWKFYCCRVNNYCNSHCQWTTYVNNFDEYFTWYVPGMNYLVGAQSYHDNGAEDRRWKYLYCIRKNC from the exons ATGCATAAACTCGGTGCCCTTATCTTCCTGTTCGCAGGACTACTCGTGGACGCTCAGA catGGCAAAATAGATATGATCAACCCCTACATTTTACATGTGGTAGTCGTGATTCAATTTCTATGATAACTAG CAAGCATTCAAATGATGCTGAAGATCGTGTGTGGGGTTTCTCTTGTCAGAAAACATTTGACACTCAATCAGAATGTTTTTGGACCAATTATGTTAACTACTTTGATGAACAGTTTACATTCAACTGTCCGCCCAACCATGTCATCAGTGGAATGGACAGCTTCCATAACAACGATGCAGAGGACCGGAG ATGGAAGTTCTATTGCTGCCGAGTGAATAACTACTGCAATTCTCATTGCCAATGGACTACTTATGTCAACAACTTTGATGAGTACTTCACGTGGTATGTCCCTGGGATGAACTATCTTGTGGGAGCCCAGAGTTACCATGACAATGGCGCAGA AGATCGGCGCTGGAAGTACCTCTACTGCATCAGGAAAAACTGCTAA